One region of Streptomyces sp. NBC_00442 genomic DNA includes:
- a CDS encoding ABC transporter ATP-binding protein encodes MTTSLEDLERRATAHRDRPAYGHDALIACDRLVRVFTTDGVEVQALQGLDLLVTEGELMALVGASGSGKSTLMNILAGLDVPTAGAARVAGRDLLAMDARARLGYRRDVVGFVWQQTARNLLPYLTAVQNVALPMQLRGKLAKRKKAERADALLTMLEVAHCRDRRPHQMSGGEQQRVAIAVALANSPSVLLADEPTGELDSATGEQIFAAFRRANEELGTTIVIVTHDQAVASEVRRTVAIRDGRTSTEVLRRTHIDELTGEESLVAREYAMLDRAGRLQLPAEYTRALNMEHRVALELETDHIQVRPDER; translated from the coding sequence ATGACCACATCGCTCGAAGACCTGGAGCGCCGGGCGACGGCCCACCGCGACCGGCCCGCCTACGGCCACGACGCGCTGATCGCCTGCGACCGGCTGGTACGCGTCTTCACCACCGACGGCGTGGAGGTGCAAGCCCTCCAGGGGCTCGATCTCCTGGTGACCGAGGGCGAGTTGATGGCTCTGGTCGGTGCGTCGGGCAGCGGCAAGTCGACGCTGATGAACATCCTGGCGGGCCTCGACGTGCCGACGGCCGGAGCGGCCAGGGTGGCGGGCCGCGACCTGCTCGCCATGGACGCGCGGGCCCGGCTCGGCTACCGCCGAGACGTGGTGGGCTTCGTATGGCAGCAGACCGCCCGCAACCTGCTGCCGTACCTCACGGCGGTGCAGAACGTGGCGCTGCCGATGCAGTTGCGCGGCAAGCTCGCCAAGCGGAAGAAGGCCGAGCGGGCCGACGCGCTCCTGACCATGCTGGAGGTCGCCCACTGCCGCGACCGAAGGCCCCACCAGATGTCGGGCGGCGAGCAACAGCGCGTCGCGATCGCGGTGGCCCTCGCCAACAGCCCCTCGGTCCTGCTGGCCGACGAGCCGACGGGCGAACTCGACTCGGCGACCGGCGAGCAGATCTTCGCGGCGTTCCGCAGGGCCAACGAGGAACTGGGCACGACGATCGTGATCGTCACCCATGACCAGGCGGTGGCGAGCGAGGTCCGCCGCACCGTGGCCATCCGCGACGGCCGCACCTCGACGGAGGTGCTGCGCCGCACCCACATCGACGAGTTGACGGGCGAGGAATCCCTGGTGGCCCGCGAATACGCGATGCTCGACCGGGCGGGCCGCCTGCAACTCCCGGCGGAGTACACGCGCGCCCTGAACATGGAACACCGGGTGGCCCTTGAGCTGGAGACGGACCACATCCAGGTGCGGCCGGACGAGCGTTGA
- the ettA gene encoding energy-dependent translational throttle protein EttA, with protein MAEFIYTMRKTRKAHGDKVILDDVTLSFLPGAKIGVVGPNGAGKSTVLKIMAGLEQPSNGDAFLSPGYSVGILMQEPQLDESKTVLENVQDGAAEIMGKLKRFNEVAELMATDYSDALLEEMGKLQEDLDHANAWDLDAQLEQAMDALGCPPGDWPVVNLSGGEKRRVALCKLLIEAPDLLLLDEPTNHLDAESVNWLEQHLSKYAGCVIAVTHDRYFLNNVAEWILELDRGRAIAYEGNYSTYLDKKSARLKVEGRKDEKRQKRLKEELEWVRSNAKGRQTKSKARLARYEEMAAEADKMRKLDFEEIQIPPGPRLGSIVVEVNNLSKAFGDKVLIDDLSFTLPRNGIVGIIGPNGAGKTTLFKMIQGLETPDNGSIKIGETVKISYVDQSRANIDPKKTLWAVVSDELDYINVGQVEMPSRAYVSAFGFKGPDQQKPAGVLSGGERNRLNLALTLKEGGNLLLLDEPTNDLDVETLSSLENALLEFPGAAVVISHDRWFLDRVATHILAYEGESKWYWFEGNFESYEKNKIERLGADAARPHRATYKKLTRG; from the coding sequence TTGGCTGAGTTCATCTACACCATGCGCAAGACGCGCAAGGCGCACGGCGACAAGGTGATCCTTGACGACGTCACGCTGAGCTTCCTGCCCGGCGCGAAGATCGGTGTGGTCGGCCCGAACGGTGCCGGTAAGTCCACCGTTCTCAAGATCATGGCGGGCCTTGAGCAGCCCTCCAACGGCGACGCCTTCCTGTCGCCCGGGTACAGCGTCGGCATCCTCATGCAGGAGCCCCAGCTCGACGAGTCCAAGACCGTCCTGGAGAACGTCCAGGACGGCGCGGCCGAGATCATGGGCAAGCTCAAGCGCTTCAACGAGGTCGCCGAGCTCATGGCGACGGACTACTCCGACGCGCTGCTCGAAGAGATGGGCAAGCTCCAGGAGGACCTGGACCACGCCAACGCCTGGGACCTCGACGCCCAGCTCGAGCAGGCCATGGACGCCCTGGGCTGCCCGCCCGGCGACTGGCCCGTCGTCAACCTCTCCGGTGGCGAGAAGCGCCGCGTGGCGCTCTGCAAGCTGCTCATCGAGGCCCCGGACCTGCTCCTCCTCGACGAGCCCACCAACCACCTCGACGCCGAGTCGGTGAACTGGCTGGAGCAGCACCTCTCGAAGTACGCGGGCTGCGTCATCGCCGTGACCCACGACCGGTACTTCCTGAACAACGTCGCCGAGTGGATCCTCGAACTCGACCGCGGCCGCGCGATCGCCTACGAGGGCAACTACTCCACCTACCTCGACAAGAAGTCGGCCCGCCTCAAGGTCGAGGGCCGCAAGGACGAGAAGCGTCAGAAGCGGCTCAAGGAAGAGCTGGAGTGGGTGCGGTCCAACGCCAAGGGGCGCCAGACCAAGTCCAAGGCGCGCCTCGCCCGTTACGAGGAGATGGCCGCCGAAGCCGACAAGATGCGGAAGCTGGACTTCGAGGAGATCCAGATCCCGCCGGGCCCGCGTCTGGGCTCGATCGTCGTCGAGGTCAACAACCTCTCGAAGGCGTTCGGCGACAAGGTCCTCATCGACGACCTGAGCTTCACGCTGCCGCGCAACGGCATCGTCGGCATCATCGGCCCCAACGGTGCCGGCAAGACCACCCTGTTCAAGATGATCCAGGGTCTTGAGACGCCGGACAACGGCTCCATCAAGATCGGCGAGACCGTCAAGATCAGCTACGTCGACCAGAGCCGCGCCAACATCGACCCCAAGAAGACGCTGTGGGCCGTCGTCTCCGACGAGCTCGACTACATCAACGTCGGCCAGGTCGAGATGCCGTCGCGCGCCTATGTCAGCGCCTTCGGCTTCAAGGGCCCGGACCAGCAGAAGCCCGCGGGCGTGCTGTCCGGCGGTGAGCGCAACCGCCTCAACCTGGCGCTCACGCTCAAGGAGGGCGGCAACCTGCTGCTCCTCGACGAGCCCACCAACGACCTCGACGTCGAGACGCTGTCCTCCCTGGAGAACGCGCTCCTGGAGTTCCCCGGTGCCGCCGTCGTGATCTCCCACGACCGCTGGTTCCTGGACCGAGTGGCCACACACATCCTCGCCTACGAGGGCGAGTCCAAGTGGTACTGGTTCGAGGGCAACTTCGAGTCGTACGAGAAGAACAAGATCGAGCGCCTCGGTGCGGACGCGGCCCGCCCGCACCGTGCCACGTACAAGAAGCTCACGCGAGGCTGA
- a CDS encoding ABC transporter permease, translated as MTGKAVAPWVRTRLRTAPGAAAALALLVLMTAWLSAAYPRGVDTYEDDGLRRAVATASPARTALQFTAGAPGLAESDDRRAAMVSPAELKQHFDAVVQNVPAPLAADLSQSAYGLRTIQNLESDEPYLPRPSGLAPRFTVAAQADLAGHARLVTGRLPTGRAGQKSAAAEVAVTAATAATLRIRAGSVLHVEGIGRPPLALTVTGIVEPLLPQAGYWSVQPFLRTPQLEPVPSSGGDPPQFWHGGLLLAPDAAPILLATNGKPEMYAQVIPKPGELSSRRLDDLKGAVASLQAGPALSSIRTRFALSTSVYTELDHVLAAYGSMRDSIGPVVAVAGFGTATVAAVVLLMAGGLAAARRAAELALLRARGGSLRQIAGRLLAESAVVVIPAAGIGLLLAVLVVPNGRLGPALAAACGVAVLGCLALPLRAAAAHRSVRSAAERTDLVREKPSARRTVAELTLLVLAVGAVFALRRRGTTAGAADGLISAAPVLVGVIAALVLIRLHPLPLRWAARPAARLRGVVGFLSLARAGRASGGGALPLLALLTALSTAAFGGSVLAGTADARDRAALYATGADARVDAVTLPKDLAGRVARVPGVRGVSPVHTEYEVALPGGDKVAVAAVDPDSYARLTSGTALGVDAARLKATPGAAVLPALASPSVAGRLGERPVKLRVAGRDVTVRVSAAQDVSAAAPGIDYLLIDRTPLGPQAPTSLLVGGGSIDAKALRETVAGSHAVARLRSEARREFTDSPLQTGAGRIYGAAVAAGAGYAALALLLALLRGAPERSALLARLRTMGLTRRQGRTLLVLESLPSAFLAAAGGALTGWASIALLAPGIDLAGLALATSSGLAPVGSELRADPVSLVLPAVCVLLLATGVAAAQAWWSGRRGSITELRAGDAR; from the coding sequence ATGACCGGCAAGGCCGTCGCACCCTGGGTGCGCACCCGCCTGCGGACCGCCCCGGGCGCCGCGGCCGCCCTCGCCCTCCTGGTCCTGATGACGGCGTGGCTGTCCGCCGCCTACCCGCGCGGCGTCGACACGTACGAGGACGACGGTCTGCGCCGGGCCGTGGCGACGGCCTCGCCGGCCCGCACCGCCCTCCAGTTCACCGCGGGCGCGCCGGGGCTCGCCGAGTCCGACGACCGGCGGGCCGCGATGGTCTCGCCGGCCGAGCTGAAGCAGCACTTCGACGCGGTCGTCCAGAACGTGCCGGCGCCGCTGGCCGCCGACCTCTCCCAGTCGGCGTACGGGCTGCGCACCATCCAGAACCTGGAGTCCGACGAGCCGTATCTGCCCCGGCCCAGCGGGCTCGCGCCGCGGTTCACCGTGGCCGCCCAGGCCGACCTCGCGGGCCACGCGCGGCTGGTGACGGGCCGGCTGCCCACCGGGCGGGCCGGCCAGAAGTCCGCCGCGGCCGAGGTCGCCGTCACCGCGGCCACCGCGGCGACCCTGCGCATCAGGGCGGGTTCGGTGCTGCACGTCGAAGGAATCGGCCGCCCGCCGCTGGCCCTGACGGTGACCGGCATCGTGGAACCGCTGCTGCCGCAGGCCGGCTACTGGTCCGTCCAGCCGTTCCTGCGCACGCCCCAGCTGGAGCCCGTCCCGTCCTCCGGTGGCGACCCCCCGCAGTTCTGGCACGGCGGTCTGCTGCTCGCGCCGGACGCCGCGCCGATCCTGCTCGCCACCAACGGCAAACCCGAGATGTACGCCCAAGTCATTCCGAAACCAGGCGAGTTGAGCTCCCGCCGGCTGGACGATCTGAAGGGCGCGGTGGCGAGCCTTCAGGCCGGCCCCGCGCTGTCGTCGATCCGTACCCGCTTCGCGCTCTCCACCAGTGTCTACACCGAGCTAGACCACGTGCTCGCCGCCTACGGCTCGATGCGCGACTCGATCGGTCCGGTCGTCGCGGTGGCCGGATTCGGCACCGCGACCGTCGCGGCGGTGGTGCTGTTGATGGCGGGCGGACTCGCCGCGGCCCGCCGCGCCGCCGAACTCGCCCTGCTGCGCGCCCGCGGCGGCTCGCTGCGCCAGATCGCCGGGCGGCTGCTCGCGGAGAGCGCGGTCGTGGTGATCCCCGCCGCGGGAATCGGCCTGCTCCTCGCCGTGCTCGTCGTGCCGAACGGCCGGCTCGGCCCCGCGCTCGCCGCGGCCTGCGGGGTCGCGGTGCTCGGCTGTCTCGCCCTGCCACTGCGCGCGGCGGCGGCCCACCGCTCGGTCCGCTCGGCCGCCGAACGCACCGACCTGGTCAGGGAGAAGCCCTCCGCGCGGCGCACGGTGGCCGAGCTGACGCTGCTCGTGCTCGCGGTGGGCGCGGTGTTCGCGCTGCGCCGCCGCGGCACCACGGCGGGCGCGGCCGACGGGCTCATCAGTGCGGCTCCGGTACTCGTCGGGGTGATCGCCGCGCTGGTCCTGATCCGGCTCCATCCGCTGCCGCTGCGCTGGGCGGCCCGGCCCGCGGCCCGGCTGCGCGGCGTCGTCGGCTTCCTCTCCCTCGCCCGCGCCGGGCGCGCCTCCGGCGGCGGCGCGCTGCCGCTGCTCGCCCTCCTCACGGCGCTCTCCACGGCCGCGTTCGGCGGCTCGGTCCTGGCCGGCACGGCCGACGCGCGCGACCGGGCCGCGCTCTACGCGACGGGCGCCGACGCCCGCGTCGACGCCGTGACCCTGCCCAAGGACCTGGCGGGCCGGGTGGCGCGCGTCCCGGGCGTCCGGGGCGTGTCGCCGGTGCACACCGAGTACGAGGTCGCGCTGCCCGGCGGCGACAAGGTGGCGGTCGCCGCGGTGGACCCCGACTCCTACGCCCGACTGACCTCCGGCACCGCGCTCGGTGTCGACGCGGCCCGGCTCAAGGCGACCCCGGGGGCGGCCGTCCTGCCCGCCCTCGCTTCGCCCTCCGTCGCCGGGCGCCTCGGCGAGAGGCCGGTGAAACTGCGGGTCGCCGGCCGTGACGTGACGGTCCGCGTGAGCGCGGCCCAGGACGTGTCGGCGGCCGCACCGGGCATCGACTACCTCCTGATCGACCGGACCCCCCTCGGCCCGCAGGCCCCCACCTCGCTCCTCGTCGGCGGCGGCTCCATCGACGCCAAGGCGCTGCGCGAGACCGTCGCGGGCAGCCATGCGGTCGCGCGGCTGCGGTCCGAGGCACGCCGGGAATTCACCGACTCCCCGCTCCAGACGGGTGCGGGGCGCATCTACGGCGCGGCCGTCGCGGCGGGCGCGGGCTACGCCGCGCTCGCGCTGCTCCTCGCGCTGCTGCGCGGCGCCCCCGAACGCTCCGCGCTGCTCGCGCGGCTACGCACCATGGGCCTCACGCGCCGCCAGGGCCGTACGCTCCTCGTCCTCGAATCGCTGCCGTCGGCCTTCCTCGCGGCGGCGGGCGGCGCCCTCACCGGCTGGGCGTCGATCGCGCTGCTCGCCCCGGGCATCGACCTGGCCGGCCTGGCCCTGGCCACGTCGAGCGGTCTGGCGCCGGTCGGCTCCGAGCTGCGCGCGGACCCGGTGTCGCTGGTGCTGCCCGCCGTGTGCGTGCTGCTCCTCGCGACGGGCGTCGCGGCGGCGCAGGCCTGGTGGAGCGGCCGCCGTGGATCCATCACCGAACTCAGGGCAGGAGACGCTCGATGA
- a CDS encoding VOC family protein produces MTLRAITLDCPDPPALAAFYQQATGLEPHPASDAEFAGLTCEDGLFIGFQRVDDYRAPRWPEQSVPQQFHFDFAVDDLDEAEARLLELGAGKPDHQPNEGRWRVLTDPAGHPFCLVRG; encoded by the coding sequence ATGACATTGCGTGCCATCACTCTCGACTGCCCGGATCCGCCGGCTCTGGCGGCGTTCTATCAGCAGGCCACCGGCCTGGAGCCGCATCCGGCGTCCGATGCCGAATTCGCCGGTCTCACCTGTGAGGACGGGCTCTTCATCGGCTTCCAACGGGTCGACGACTACCGGGCTCCGCGCTGGCCCGAACAGTCCGTCCCGCAGCAGTTCCACTTCGACTTCGCGGTCGACGACCTGGACGAGGCCGAGGCCAGGCTCCTTGAGCTGGGCGCGGGCAAACCGGACCACCAGCCGAACGAGGGCAGATGGCGCGTCCTGACCGACCCGGCGGGGCATCCCTTCTGCCTGGTCAGGGGCTGA